Proteins encoded together in one Nocardioides marinisabuli window:
- the metF gene encoding methylenetetrahydrofolate reductase [NAD(P)H] → MTIGRGRALTDLIAAGERSFSFEFFPPKDEAGETQLWDAVRALEPYRPTFVSVTYGAGGSSRGTTVRLTGRIARETSMLPMAHLTCVGHTRGELEQILDEYAAAGVHHVMALRGDPEAGPRAEWTSTEGGLDHADELVELVAARREFRIGVAAFPERHPSSASLEQDADVLAAKARAGAEFAVTQMFFRASDYFSLVERVRARGVDLPILPGIMPILNLQAIRRQGELIGTDVPADVVERISAHEGDPVSMRAEGITQAAELCQELLDGGAPGLHFYTLNRSKATREIFEKLDVTP, encoded by the coding sequence ATGACCATCGGCCGTGGGCGCGCGCTCACCGACCTCATCGCAGCCGGCGAGCGCTCGTTCTCGTTCGAGTTCTTCCCGCCCAAGGACGAGGCCGGCGAGACCCAGCTGTGGGACGCCGTGCGCGCCCTCGAGCCCTACCGCCCCACCTTCGTCTCGGTGACGTACGGCGCCGGCGGCAGCAGCCGCGGCACCACGGTGCGCCTGACCGGGCGGATCGCGCGCGAGACCTCGATGCTGCCGATGGCCCACCTGACCTGCGTGGGCCACACCCGCGGCGAGCTCGAGCAGATCCTCGACGAGTACGCCGCCGCCGGCGTGCACCACGTGATGGCGCTGCGCGGCGACCCCGAGGCCGGCCCCCGCGCCGAGTGGACCTCCACCGAGGGCGGCCTCGACCACGCCGACGAGCTGGTCGAGCTGGTCGCCGCTCGCCGCGAGTTCCGCATCGGCGTGGCCGCCTTCCCCGAGCGGCACCCCTCGTCGGCCTCGCTCGAGCAGGACGCCGACGTGCTGGCCGCCAAGGCCCGGGCGGGCGCGGAGTTCGCGGTCACCCAGATGTTCTTCCGCGCCTCCGACTACTTCTCGCTGGTCGAGCGGGTGCGGGCGCGCGGCGTCGACCTGCCGATCCTGCCGGGCATCATGCCGATCCTGAACCTGCAGGCGATCCGCCGCCAGGGCGAGCTGATCGGCACCGACGTGCCCGCCGACGTGGTCGAGCGGATCAGCGCCCACGAGGGCGACCCGGTCTCGATGCGCGCCGAGGGCATCACCCAGGCCGCCGAGCTGTGCCAGGAGCTGCTCGACGGGGGAGCGCCGGGGCTGCACTTCTACACCCTGAACAGGTCGAAGGCCACGCGCGAGATCTTCGAGAAGCTCGACGTCACGCCCTGA
- a CDS encoding polyprenyl synthetase family protein has translation MSETPAPTPASDWDADGFRDQVQAALDQFLDRQADRLAPLGPDAERLLAEARAMISGGKRLRAAFCWWGHLAVAAPVDEQALVRACAALELLHASALVHDDLMDASDTRRGRPATHRVFEREHRADAWRGDPEQYGAAAAILLGDLLLSWSDELLRGCGLPVQRVVAALEVLDLCRTEVIAGQFLDVSVQARGRADVDAAMTVLRYKSAKYSIERPLQVGAALAGADPATMEQLSAFGLPLGEAFQLRDDLLGVFGDPATTGKPAGDDLVEGKRTVLVALALDSASDDDAALLDRALGRPLDDEQVERLRTIFTTSGAREQVEEVITALTERATHSLDRSGLDPAARTVLTELATAATQRLV, from the coding sequence GTGAGCGAGACCCCAGCCCCGACGCCTGCCTCCGACTGGGACGCCGACGGCTTCCGCGACCAGGTCCAGGCGGCCCTGGACCAGTTCCTCGACCGGCAGGCCGACCGCCTGGCCCCGCTCGGCCCCGACGCCGAGCGGCTGCTCGCCGAGGCCCGCGCGATGATCTCGGGCGGCAAGCGGCTGCGGGCGGCCTTCTGCTGGTGGGGCCACCTCGCGGTGGCGGCCCCCGTCGACGAGCAGGCCCTGGTGCGGGCCTGTGCCGCCCTGGAGCTGCTGCACGCCAGCGCGCTGGTGCACGACGACCTGATGGACGCCTCCGACACCCGGCGGGGTCGCCCGGCCACCCACCGCGTCTTCGAGCGCGAGCACCGCGCCGACGCCTGGCGCGGCGACCCCGAGCAGTACGGCGCCGCCGCGGCCATCCTGCTCGGCGACCTGCTGCTCTCCTGGTCCGATGAGCTGCTGCGCGGCTGCGGCCTGCCGGTGCAGCGGGTCGTGGCGGCCCTCGAGGTGCTCGACCTGTGCCGCACCGAGGTGATCGCCGGGCAGTTCCTCGACGTCTCGGTGCAGGCGCGTGGGCGCGCCGACGTCGACGCCGCCATGACGGTGCTGCGCTACAAGTCGGCGAAGTACTCCATCGAGCGGCCGCTGCAGGTCGGCGCCGCCCTCGCCGGGGCCGACCCGGCCACGATGGAGCAGCTCAGCGCCTTCGGCCTGCCCCTGGGTGAGGCCTTCCAGCTGCGCGACGACCTGCTCGGCGTCTTCGGCGACCCCGCGACCACCGGCAAGCCCGCCGGCGACGACCTGGTCGAGGGCAAGCGCACCGTGCTGGTCGCGCTGGCCCTCGACTCCGCCTCCGACGACGACGCCGCCCTGCTCGACCGTGCCCTGGGCCGCCCCCTCGACGACGAGCAGGTGGAGCGGCTGCGCACGATCTTCACGACCTCCGGCGCCCGGGAACAGGTCGAGGAGGTCATCACCGCACTGACCGAGCGCGCCACGCACTCGCTCGACCGCAGCGGCCTCGACCCCGCAGCGCGCACCGTGCTGACCGAGCTCGCCACGGCCGCGACCCAGCGTCTCGTCTGA
- a CDS encoding YciI family protein yields MKYMVLLVGDGPQKPWPTMTPEEQGAAMARFGEFDAACTAHPEVSVVSGEALDGPDTATVVRTGADGTTTLTEGPYAEVLEGLGGFYVVEAPDLDTLVELLRLLPPYDMEIRPVVEYE; encoded by the coding sequence ATGAAGTACATGGTCCTGCTGGTCGGCGACGGTCCCCAGAAGCCCTGGCCGACGATGACGCCCGAGGAACAGGGTGCCGCGATGGCCCGGTTCGGCGAGTTCGACGCCGCCTGCACGGCGCACCCGGAGGTGTCGGTGGTGTCAGGAGAAGCGCTGGACGGGCCGGACACCGCCACCGTCGTGCGCACCGGGGCGGACGGCACCACGACGCTCACGGAGGGCCCGTACGCCGAGGTGCTCGAGGGCCTGGGTGGGTTCTACGTCGTGGAGGCCCCCGACCTGGACACGCTCGTCGAGCTGCTGCGTCTCCTGCCCCCCTACGACATGGAGATCAGGCCGGTTGTCGAGTACGAGTGA